The following are from one region of the Mixophyes fleayi isolate aMixFle1 chromosome 7, aMixFle1.hap1, whole genome shotgun sequence genome:
- the PMS2 gene encoding mismatch repair endonuclease PMS2, translated as MEPACTELAKAIKPIDRKSVHQICSGQVVLSLATAVKELLENSIDAGATSIDIKLKEFGAEFIEVSDNGCGVEEHNFEGLTLKHHTSKLQDFSDLISVETFGFRGEALSSLCALSDLAIFTCHKSVNVGTRLVFDHNGKIVQKSPLPRQQGTTVSIQQLFYTLPVRYKEFQRNTKKEFAKMVQVLQAYCIISSGVRINCTNQVGQGKRTPVVCSSGTTSSMKENIGAVFGQKQLQSLIPFVQLPPSESVCEEYGLNPTDLPDGFYNITGYISRSDHGVGRSATDRQFYFINQRPCDPAKVSKVVNEVYHTFNRHQYPFVVINVSVNSECVDINVTPDKRQILLQEEKLLLAILKTSLTAAFSTSVNKLSVNQVLLDLTGNFRRVSAEVSDCPEIEQPNVLDRGTLSVSKLREAYSISQRTTGNSPHTQANKTQNFSPNQRKLQSYFNLSPTVQNSKAELNINGKKEEPGTQDCFSDDILMENDYDSGKGTITTSDGERGFGTPDFSSHISSESVTSSPETLVKIDEVESCTASHSPLQTEIASEYPDIKQIPDDDPAPTCKRLKTEAKEKLPSRRLYPDSVDTPINIVKKMVPLNFSMCLLAKQLEKLKQQWQKKEALEKFRRFRAKISPGENQAAETELRKEISKEMFVKMEIIGQFNLGFIVTKLDSDLFIIDQHATDEKYNFEMLQQNTVLNGQRLIIPQKLSLTAVNEIVLMDNLEIFKKNGFDFTIDENAPIMERIKLVSLPTSKNWTFGQQDIEELIFMLSDSPGVMCRPSRVRQMFASRACRKSVMIGTALNIHEMRKLVAHMAEIEQPWNCPHGRPTMRHIASLDMIS; from the exons CACTGAACTGGCTAAAGCGATAAAGCCGATTGATCGCAAGTCTGTCCATCAAATCTGTTCTGGTCAAGTCGTGTTAAGTCTCGCAACTGCAGTAAAAGAGCTACTGGAGAACAGCATTGACGCTGGAGCCACTAGTATTG ATATAAAGCTGAAGGAGTTTGGAGCAGAATTCATAGAAGTCTCTGACAATGGATGTGGGGTAGAGGAACATAATTTCGAAGGCTTAA CCCTAAAACATCATACATCCAAGTTGCAAGATTTCTCTGACCTGATTAGCGTAGAGACATTTGGTTTCCGAGGAGAAGCTTTAAGTTCATTGTGTGCTTTAAG CGATTTGGCAATCTTCACCTGCCATAAATCAGTTAATGTGGGCACCCGTTTGGTTTTTGATCATAATGGAAAAATCGTTCAGAAATCTCCACTCCCTCGACAACAAGGGACAACAGTCAGTATACAACAGCTCTTCTATACCCTGCCGGTGCGGTACAAAGAGTTCCAGCGGAACACCAAGAAG GAATTTGCAAAAATGGTACAAGTGTTACAGGCGTACTGTATCATTTCATCGGGGGTTCGTATAAACTGCACCAATCAGGTGGGGCAAGGGAAGAGGACTCCAGTGGTGTGCTCGAGCGGCACTACAAGCAGCATGAAGGAGAACATAGGTGCTGTGTTTGGACAAAAACAG CTGCAGAGCTTGATTCCTTTTGTTCAGCTGCCTCCTAGTGAAAGTGTTTGTGAAGAGTATGGACTGAACCCTACAGACTTACCAGATGGCTTCTATAA TATTACAGGATATATATCTCGATCTGACCATGGTGTGGGAAGAAGTGCGACTGACAGACAATTTTACTTCATCAACCAGCGTCCTTGTGACCCAGCTAAG GTGTCTAAGGTTGTGAACGAGGTGTATCATACCTTCAACAGACATCAGTATCCGTTTGTCGTTATCAATGTTTCCGTAAATTCCG AATGTGTTGATATCAATGTCACACCAGACAAGAGACAGATATTACTACAGGAAGAGAAACTGTTATTAGCTATATTAAAGACCTCCCTCACTGCAGCATTCAGCACCAGTGTAAACAAGTTGAGCGTCAATCAGGTGCTGTTGGATCTCACAG GTAATTTCAGAAGAGTAAGTGCAGAAGTATCAGATTGTCCTGAAATAGAACAACCAAATGTATTAGACAGAGGGACACTTTCTGTGTCTAAACTTCGAGAGGCCTACTCTATCAGCCAGAGAACTACAGGAAACTCGCCACATACACAGGCCAACAAAACGCAGAACTTTTCCCCCAATCAAAGGAAACTCCAGTCATATTTTAACCTTTCACCAACAGTTCAAAACTCCAAAGCTGAATTAAATATAAATGGTAAAAAGGAAGAGCCAGGAACACAAGACTGTTTTAGTGACGATATCCTAATGGAAAATGATTATGATTCTGGCAAAGGTACCATCACCACCTCGGATGGTGAGAGAGGTTTTGGCACCCCAGACTTCTCCAGCCACATTAGTAGTGAAAGTGTCACAAGCTCCCCAGAGACACTGGTGAAAATTGATGAGGTGGAATCCTGTACAGCTTCTCATTCTCCTCTGCAAACAGAGATAGCGTCAGAATATCCTGACATAAAACAGATACCAGACGATGATCCTGCTCCAACTTGTAAACGTTTGAAAACAGAGGCTAAAGAAAAGTTGCCAAGTAGAAGATTATATCCCGATTCTGTGGATACACCGATCAACATTGTAAagaagatggtgcctttaaactTTTCGATGTGTCTTCTGGCTAAGCAATTGGAAAAACTAAAGCAGCAATGGCAAAAGAAGGAGGCGTTGGAGAAGTTCCGAAGATTCCGAGCGAAGATCAGTCCAGGGGAAAATCAGGCAGCAGAAACTGAACTTAGGAAAGAGATCAG caaagaaatgtttgtaaaaatgGAAATTATTGGTCAGTTTAATCTGGGATTCATAGTAACCAAGCTGGACTCGGACCTCTTCATTATTGACCAACATGCGACTGATGAGAAGTATAACTTTGAGATGTTACAACAGAACACTGTTCTAAACGGACAGAGGCTCATCAT ACCTCAGAAATTGAGCTTAACTGCTGTCAATGAGATTGTTCTGATGGACAACCTTGAAATATTCAAGAAGAACGGCTTTGATTTTACCATTGATGAAAATG CTCCCATCATGGAAAGAATTAAGTTGGTTTCTTTACCAACAAGCAAAAATTGGACATTTGGTCAGCAAGACATAGAGGAACTAATCTTTATGCTGAGTGACTCCCCGGGAGTTATGTGCAGACCCTCCCGAGTAAGGCAGATGTTCGCCTCAAGAGCTTGCAGGAAATCT GTGATGATTGgaactgccttaaatatacatgAAATGAGGAAACTGGTGGCACACATGGCAGAAATTGAACAGCCGTGGAACTGCCCACATGGGAGGCCAACAATGAGACATATTGCCAGTCTGGATATGATCTCTTGA